One part of the Candidatus Aminicenantes bacterium genome encodes these proteins:
- a CDS encoding anti-sigma factor produces MTCDKIQDLLSPYLDGELDPAARAEMEAHLAACPECAGLAARMRTALAAFASFPEIEPSPALRRRLLAIPERSRRFKLDLSFLRRPALQPVLAAVSGLLILITVYIAGPAGIQKAVNRQFHRSLGSIEKLYVQAGSVTDRIGEFAVNVYDSAKAANPIGRAEDR; encoded by the coding sequence ATGACGTGTGACAAGATCCAAGATCTTCTGTCCCCCTATCTCGACGGTGAGCTCGACCCGGCCGCCCGAGCCGAGATGGAGGCCCATCTGGCGGCCTGCCCGGAATGCGCCGGCCTGGCCGCCCGGATGAGGACCGCCCTGGCCGCCTTCGCCTCCTTCCCCGAGATCGAGCCGAGCCCGGCCCTGCGGCGGCGCCTGCTGGCCATCCCCGAGCGATCCCGCCGCTTCAAGCTGGACCTGTCCTTCCTGCGGCGTCCCGCCCTGCAACCCGTCCTGGCCGCCGTTTCGGGGTTGCTCATTCTGATCACCGTCTATATCGCCGGTCCCGCCGGCATCCAGAAGGCCGTCAACCGCCAGTTCCACCGGAGCCTCGGCTCGATCGAGAAGCTCTATGTCCAGGCCGGTTCGGTCACCGATCGGATCGGCGAGTTCGCCGTCAACGTCTATGATTCGGCCAAGGCCGCCAACCCGATCGGCCGGGCCGAGGACCGATAA
- a CDS encoding M24 family metallopeptidase — protein MRKHRSIAVALFAGLAIICLAAAVPAAQKASAGPAVLSIRDRAALVLKTVQKRLDTLLPRMMRETKIDMWVISCNEDNLDPIFETMMPFENWCPITQILVLYDRGPEKGVERINVSRTDTQGLFVNGWDAAAFDAKKGESQWEAFGRIVKERNPKRIALNEGEVQWVAGALTTNLKKRITAALGPELSSRIVSAEPLATLWGETLLPEEVEIQEQAAAISHAIIAEMFSNRTITVGQTTADDLRYFYWQRAADLGLKVSFSPFVTIRARSPETLAAYGKDDKAIRPGDYIHCDVGVKYMRWNSDNQEVAYVLKPGETDAPEGLRKLLAEANRLQDVYCGEFKAGLTGNELLGRILAKAKAVGIPGPKVYSHSLGLFLHEPGPLIGLPWEQVNNVGRGDVKLVPWSVFTVELSATGPMPDWGLAELRVPIEQDVVFTGEKVAFLDGRQTAFHLIR, from the coding sequence ATGAGGAAACACCGTTCGATCGCCGTGGCGCTGTTCGCCGGCCTGGCTATAATCTGCCTCGCGGCTGCCGTTCCCGCCGCGCAAAAAGCATCCGCCGGCCCGGCCGTTCTATCCATCCGGGATCGGGCGGCCTTGGTCCTCAAGACCGTCCAAAAGCGCCTGGACACTCTCCTCCCCCGAATGATGCGTGAGACGAAAATCGATATGTGGGTGATTTCCTGCAACGAGGACAATCTCGATCCCATTTTCGAGACCATGATGCCCTTCGAGAACTGGTGCCCGATCACCCAAATCCTCGTCCTTTACGACCGGGGGCCGGAGAAGGGCGTGGAGCGGATCAACGTTTCGCGCACCGATACCCAGGGTCTATTCGTCAACGGCTGGGACGCGGCCGCCTTCGACGCCAAGAAGGGCGAAAGCCAATGGGAAGCCTTCGGGCGAATCGTGAAGGAGCGGAATCCCAAGAGGATCGCCCTCAACGAGGGCGAGGTTCAATGGGTAGCCGGGGCCCTGACCACGAATCTCAAGAAGCGGATCACGGCGGCTCTCGGCCCCGAGCTATCCTCCCGCATCGTCTCGGCCGAGCCGTTGGCCACCCTGTGGGGCGAAACGCTGCTGCCCGAGGAGGTCGAGATCCAGGAGCAGGCAGCCGCGATCTCTCACGCCATCATCGCCGAGATGTTCTCCAACCGGACCATCACGGTCGGCCAGACAACGGCCGACGATCTGCGCTATTTCTACTGGCAGCGCGCGGCCGACCTCGGGCTCAAGGTCTCTTTCAGCCCCTTCGTCACGATCCGGGCCCGCAGCCCGGAGACGCTGGCCGCCTACGGCAAGGATGACAAGGCCATCCGCCCCGGCGACTACATCCACTGCGATGTCGGCGTCAAATATATGCGCTGGAACAGCGACAATCAGGAAGTGGCCTATGTCCTGAAGCCGGGCGAAACAGATGCCCCCGAGGGCTTGCGGAAGCTCTTGGCCGAGGCCAATCGCCTGCAGGACGTCTATTGCGGCGAATTCAAGGCCGGCCTGACGGGCAACGAACTGCTCGGCCGGATCCTGGCCAAGGCCAAGGCCGTCGGCATTCCCGGGCCCAAGGTCTACAGCCACTCGCTGGGGTTGTTCCTGCACGAGCCCGGTCCGCTCATCGGCCTGCCCTGGGAGCAGGTCAACAACGTCGGCCGGGGCGACGTCAAGCTCGTCCCCTGGAGCGTCTTCACGGTCGAACTGAGCGCCACGGGGCCAATGCCCGACTGGGGCTTGGCCGAGCTGCGGGTGCCGATCGAGCAAGACGTCGTCTTCACCGGCGAGAAAGTCGCCTTTCTCGACGGGCGGCAGACCGCCTTCCACCTGATCCGGTGA
- a CDS encoding DUF4097 family beta strand repeat-containing protein, translating to MRAREIVLALLIILAGVSLSYFKSGRLSFEGDDFFGWSGREFQFEETRDIPGPAPAWLEIANSHGAVAVESAAIDQVRIVFTKRVWRKDEAAAKTTADAIRMIANQSSDRLILSTNREDFKTKRFETDFKVLVPAATSVLIKNSYGPVKASGVARAELINSHGRVSAAQIAGPLVVRTSYEPVDADGIAGDCRIEAPHGEVNAHAVEGDLIIENSYERIRVERTAKALTVSGSHSDILAKDIGGRAEIGSSYEAIRVVGALDVKIRGLQSEIELADIKGAADVSNDHGFVRARNVSGGLKIEGRDVGVSASGIAGPEIKITTSYQDVDLLDFTSPAVIVLSHGDLRLRPLGLAGAVDVQGSYAGVDLEWPAGVRGPLEARTTSGEINWMLAEKPASLKTNGSSEVKAFTDAAGKPGVTIVTTYGDVRVRDAGSTDKKTD from the coding sequence ATGCGCGCCCGCGAGATCGTCCTGGCCCTGCTGATCATCCTGGCCGGGGTGTCCCTCAGCTACTTCAAGTCGGGCCGCCTGTCCTTCGAGGGCGACGACTTCTTCGGCTGGTCCGGCCGGGAATTCCAGTTCGAAGAGACGCGGGACATTCCGGGACCGGCCCCGGCCTGGCTCGAGATCGCCAACAGCCACGGCGCGGTCGCCGTCGAATCGGCCGCGATCGATCAGGTCCGCATCGTTTTCACCAAGCGCGTTTGGCGCAAGGACGAAGCCGCGGCCAAGACGACGGCCGACGCGATCCGGATGATCGCCAACCAGTCGAGCGACCGCCTGATTCTGTCCACCAACCGGGAGGACTTCAAGACCAAACGCTTCGAAACCGACTTCAAGGTGCTCGTCCCGGCCGCCACCTCCGTTCTGATCAAGAACTCTTACGGCCCGGTCAAGGCTTCCGGCGTCGCCCGGGCCGAGCTGATCAACAGCCACGGCCGCGTTTCGGCCGCCCAGATCGCCGGCCCTCTCGTCGTCCGGACGAGCTACGAGCCGGTGGACGCGGACGGGATCGCCGGGGATTGCCGGATCGAGGCGCCGCACGGCGAGGTCAACGCCCACGCGGTCGAGGGCGACCTCATCATCGAAAACAGCTATGAGCGCATCCGGGTCGAACGCACGGCCAAGGCCCTGACCGTCTCCGGCTCGCACTCCGACATCCTGGCCAAGGACATCGGCGGCCGGGCCGAGATCGGCTCGTCCTACGAGGCCATCCGGGTCGTCGGCGCGCTGGACGTCAAGATCCGCGGCCTGCAGAGCGAGATCGAGCTTGCGGACATCAAGGGGGCGGCCGACGTGAGCAACGATCACGGCTTCGTCCGGGCCCGGAACGTGTCCGGCGGACTCAAGATTGAAGGACGCGACGTGGGCGTTTCGGCGTCCGGCATCGCCGGCCCCGAGATCAAGATTACGACGTCCTATCAGGACGTCGATCTTCTCGATTTCACGAGCCCGGCCGTGATCGTCCTCAGCCACGGCGACTTGCGCCTGCGGCCGCTGGGGCTGGCCGGGGCGGTGGACGTCCAGGGCAGCTACGCCGGGGTCGATCTGGAGTGGCCGGCCGGCGTCCGCGGCCCGCTCGAGGCTCGGACGACATCGGGCGAAATCAACTGGATGCTGGCCGAGAAGCCCGCCTCTCTCAAGACCAACGGGTCCTCGGAGGTCAAGGCTTTCACTGATGCGGCCGGCAAACCGGGCGTAACGATTGTTACAACCTACGGCGATGTCCGAGTCCGCGACGCCGGGAGCACGGACAAAAAGACGGACTGA
- a CDS encoding DUF5668 domain-containing protein — MTDKIIIQNRPPKSPAAAGILSGFFPGAGQLYNGEAPKALLFFLIFAGCISMMPRGPHPFLPLIFAGFYFYQIIDAVQTAKAINVKALGEAMADPAAVPAAGPAPAPIKVIPEGSIFWGLLLMGIGVVFLLSNFDILQIERVLDFWPVAVILIGLKIIFDSLRKSD; from the coding sequence ATGACCGACAAGATCATCATCCAGAACCGTCCCCCCAAGTCGCCGGCCGCGGCCGGCATCCTGTCGGGGTTCTTCCCAGGCGCCGGCCAGCTCTACAACGGCGAGGCGCCCAAGGCCCTGCTCTTTTTCCTCATCTTCGCCGGCTGCATCTCGATGATGCCGCGCGGTCCGCACCCGTTCCTGCCCCTCATTTTCGCCGGCTTCTACTTCTACCAGATTATCGACGCCGTCCAGACGGCCAAGGCCATCAACGTCAAGGCCTTGGGCGAAGCGATGGCTGATCCGGCCGCCGTCCCGGCAGCCGGGCCCGCCCCCGCGCCGATCAAGGTCATCCCCGAGGGCTCGATCTTCTGGGGCCTGCTGCTGATGGGCATCGGTGTCGTCTTCCTGCTGTCCAACTTCGACATCCTCCAGATCGAGCGTGTGCTCGACTTCTGGCCCGTAGCCGTCATCCTCATCGGCCTCAAGATCATCTTCGACTCGCTCCGTAAGAGCGACTGA
- a CDS encoding metallophosphoesterase family protein — MTRQRPLSAAIILLVSALAIPSGARAQAAPPVIVHGPLLTNPAPNGMTIVWFTDKPCTSWVEYATGGNFRTFPSFGGLIQIARPGSHGLIDADTVRHEVRLAGLEPGKAYRYRVVSKSILAFQPYEVVYGPVTMSEIREFRTLDLKKAAFGFVVFQDLHNDAAKLAALAAKADPTAADLIFFNGDNVADAGKEEDVFADLFDPAARRFAGAVPIVMTRGNHETRGAMARRLESYFPTPSGRYFYAFTHGPVRFIILDSGEDKPDDSPVYAGLADFDRYRAAQAAWLKEEIQSPDFKNASFRVVFSHIPPYGKGYASEQLTALWGPILNEGGVDLVISGHLHSLYRFEPAPGKNAFPVLGGPTDGVIKASASNSSVLLQVIDVNGVVKDELTVSAKPGRR, encoded by the coding sequence ATGACCCGCCAACGGCCGCTATCTGCGGCCATTATCCTCCTCGTCTCGGCCCTCGCGATCCCCTCCGGCGCGCGCGCCCAAGCCGCTCCCCCGGTCATCGTCCACGGCCCGCTGCTGACCAATCCCGCCCCGAACGGGATGACGATCGTCTGGTTCACGGACAAGCCCTGCACATCATGGGTCGAATACGCGACCGGCGGCAACTTCCGCACCTTTCCCAGCTTCGGAGGCTTGATCCAGATCGCCCGGCCGGGAAGCCACGGCCTGATCGACGCCGACACGGTCCGGCACGAAGTCCGGCTGGCCGGCCTTGAGCCGGGCAAGGCCTATCGTTATCGGGTCGTCTCCAAGTCCATTCTCGCCTTCCAACCGTATGAAGTCGTCTACGGACCGGTGACGATGAGCGAGATTCGCGAATTTCGCACCCTCGACCTAAAGAAAGCGGCCTTCGGATTCGTCGTCTTCCAGGACCTGCACAACGACGCGGCCAAGCTGGCCGCCCTGGCGGCCAAGGCCGATCCCACGGCCGCCGACTTGATCTTCTTCAACGGCGACAACGTCGCCGACGCGGGCAAAGAGGAAGACGTTTTCGCGGACCTGTTCGATCCGGCGGCCCGCCGCTTCGCCGGGGCGGTTCCCATCGTCATGACCCGGGGCAATCACGAGACTCGCGGCGCCATGGCCCGCCGTCTCGAAAGCTATTTTCCAACCCCCTCCGGCCGCTATTTTTACGCTTTCACTCATGGGCCGGTGCGGTTCATTATCCTGGACTCGGGCGAGGACAAGCCCGACGATTCCCCGGTCTACGCCGGGCTGGCCGACTTCGATCGATACCGAGCCGCCCAAGCGGCATGGCTCAAAGAAGAGATTCAAAGCCCCGACTTCAAAAACGCCTCGTTCCGGGTCGTCTTCAGCCATATTCCCCCCTACGGTAAAGGCTACGCCTCGGAACAATTGACGGCCCTCTGGGGCCCGATCCTCAACGAAGGCGGCGTCGATCTCGTTATCTCCGGACATCTTCACTCCCTTTACCGATTCGAACCGGCGCCCGGAAAGAACGCCTTCCCGGTTTTAGGCGGCCCGACGGACGGCGTCATCAAGGCTTCGGCCTCGAATTCGTCTGTTTTATTGCAAGTTATTGACGTTAATGGAGTTGTCAAAGACGAGCTGACTGTCTCGGCCAAGCCGGGCCGCCGCTGA
- a CDS encoding pirin family protein, whose product MAERKVKKVFAARPTLEGAGVKLKRAFGFREVPLFDPFLMLDDFGSKNPDDYTAGFPWHPHRGIETVTYMLEGHVDHGDSLGNSGTVGPGQVQWMTAGRGIVHQEMPRREAAGLRGLQLWINLPRAHKMTEPRYRDISAESIPTVRTPEGAEVKIIAGRFQSVGGPVREIFGNPEYLDVTLPPGTPFVREIEAKHGAFAYVMEGSAEFGPSAERVVRGQTALFGSGPAVRATAGPEGARFALISGRPWGQPVAWRGPIVMNTEEELDQAFREYENGTFLG is encoded by the coding sequence ATGGCCGAACGCAAGGTGAAAAAAGTCTTTGCCGCCCGTCCGACGCTCGAAGGCGCCGGCGTCAAATTGAAGAGGGCCTTCGGCTTCCGGGAGGTCCCGCTGTTCGATCCTTTCCTAATGCTTGACGATTTCGGCAGCAAGAATCCCGACGATTACACGGCCGGATTCCCCTGGCACCCGCACCGCGGCATCGAGACGGTCACCTATATGTTGGAAGGCCATGTCGACCACGGCGACAGCCTGGGCAACTCTGGAACGGTCGGGCCGGGCCAGGTCCAGTGGATGACGGCCGGCCGCGGCATCGTGCATCAGGAGATGCCTCGCCGGGAGGCCGCCGGCTTGCGCGGTCTTCAGCTCTGGATCAACCTGCCGCGCGCCCACAAGATGACCGAGCCCCGCTACCGCGACATCTCCGCCGAATCCATCCCCACGGTCCGGACGCCGGAGGGCGCCGAGGTCAAGATCATTGCCGGGCGCTTTCAAAGCGTGGGCGGTCCGGTTCGGGAGATCTTTGGCAACCCCGAATATCTGGATGTCACGCTGCCGCCCGGCACCCCGTTCGTGCGGGAGATCGAAGCCAAGCACGGCGCCTTCGCCTATGTCATGGAGGGGAGCGCCGAATTCGGTCCAAGCGCCGAGCGGGTCGTCCGGGGCCAGACCGCGCTCTTCGGCAGCGGCCCGGCTGTCCGGGCCACGGCGGGGCCGGAGGGGGCGCGTTTCGCCCTGATCTCGGGCCGGCCTTGGGGACAGCCGGTTGCTTGGCGCGGCCCGATCGTCATGAATACCGAGGAAGAATTGGATCAGGCCTTCCGAGAATACGAAAACGGAACGTTTTTAGGCTAA
- a CDS encoding DUF5668 domain-containing protein yields the protein MSPRRRKDALVWGIILILIGAAFLAENFINIDAWEYLWKLWPVILIIWGAQKLIDGLRRKKPAGSDEIPASPRD from the coding sequence ATGTCCCCTCGTCGCCGCAAAGACGCCCTGGTTTGGGGCATCATCCTGATCCTCATCGGCGCCGCTTTCCTGGCCGAAAACTTCATCAACATCGACGCCTGGGAATACCTCTGGAAGCTGTGGCCGGTCATTCTGATCATCTGGGGCGCCCAGAAGCTCATCGACGGGCTGCGCCGCAAGAAGCCGGCCGGATCCGACGAGATTCCCGCCTCGCCCCGGGATTGA
- a CDS encoding sigma-70 family RNA polymerase sigma factor, whose protein sequence is MNLEAIIKDCLEGNQGAWRMLVDLYSRKVFNMAFQFTGSHQEAEDLTQDIFMKLYRSLGKFDRDKNFTAWLLALAKNFLIDEYRRTKWEKKSRDDFEDHAPTLAGTDDPERGLAEEETRKLLWSGLAKLPAEIRMAVILKEIQGKTYEEVAEISGVPVGTVKSRINRGRLQLARILKEFGEDEHDV, encoded by the coding sequence GTGAACTTGGAAGCGATCATCAAGGATTGCCTGGAAGGCAATCAAGGAGCCTGGCGGATGCTGGTTGATCTCTATTCCAGAAAGGTCTTCAACATGGCCTTCCAATTCACGGGCAGCCATCAAGAAGCCGAAGACCTGACCCAGGACATCTTCATGAAGCTCTACCGCTCGCTCGGCAAGTTCGATCGGGACAAGAACTTCACCGCTTGGCTGCTGGCCTTGGCCAAGAACTTCCTGATCGACGAGTACCGCCGCACCAAATGGGAAAAGAAGAGCCGCGACGATTTCGAGGACCACGCCCCCACCCTGGCGGGAACGGACGACCCCGAGCGCGGCCTGGCCGAGGAGGAGACCCGCAAGCTCCTCTGGTCGGGGCTCGCCAAACTGCCGGCGGAGATCCGCATGGCGGTCATCCTCAAGGAGATCCAGGGCAAGACCTATGAAGAGGTCGCGGAGATCAGCGGCGTCCCGGTGGGGACGGTCAAATCCCGCATCAACCGCGGCCGACTGCAATTGGCCCGCATTCTCAAGGAATTCGGGGAGGACGAACATGACGTGTGA
- a CDS encoding biotin/lipoate A/B protein ligase family protein has product MNEAPEFFILRHDRPLPGSLNMAVDGHLLASLGETPRTVLRFYQWERPTASLGAGQTAARVVDPEFCRAHGIDIVRRITGGKLVLHHQEVTYSVTSNDVATFTDTLGGSYKRISQALVRGLEGMGLKAALADKAPPFYAKGTMPCFSLPAQDEIEIGGLKIVGSAQKRTGGRFLQHGSIPLAHDIELLRAVSLYKGEGGIRMTSLSRELGRDVDFDWAVERLTAGFADFFGVSLLPLELGPSDWDAIRTLEAGKYANPAWTFEGRDAPEAADPR; this is encoded by the coding sequence ATGAACGAAGCTCCCGAATTCTTCATTTTGCGCCACGATCGCCCGCTCCCCGGCTCGCTCAATATGGCCGTGGACGGGCATCTCCTCGCCTCGCTCGGCGAGACGCCCCGGACCGTCCTGCGCTTCTACCAGTGGGAGCGTCCGACCGCCTCGCTGGGGGCGGGCCAGACCGCGGCCCGGGTCGTCGACCCCGAGTTCTGCCGGGCTCACGGCATCGACATCGTCCGCCGTATCACCGGCGGCAAGCTCGTCCTGCACCATCAGGAGGTCACGTACTCCGTGACTTCGAACGATGTCGCGACGTTCACCGACACCTTGGGCGGCTCGTACAAGCGCATCTCGCAGGCCCTCGTCCGCGGGCTGGAAGGGATGGGCCTCAAAGCCGCGCTGGCCGACAAAGCCCCGCCTTTCTACGCCAAGGGGACGATGCCCTGCTTTTCCCTGCCCGCCCAGGACGAGATCGAGATCGGCGGCCTGAAGATCGTCGGTTCGGCCCAAAAGCGGACCGGCGGGCGCTTCCTCCAGCACGGCTCAATCCCGCTGGCCCACGACATAGAGCTTTTGCGGGCGGTCTCGCTCTACAAAGGCGAGGGGGGAATTCGAATGACGTCCCTCTCGCGGGAGCTGGGCCGCGATGTGGACTTCGATTGGGCGGTCGAACGGCTGACCGCCGGATTCGCGGACTTCTTCGGCGTGTCGCTCCTGCCGCTCGAGCTTGGGCCATCCGATTGGGATGCCATCCGAACCTTGGAAGCGGGCAAGTACGCCAATCCGGCCTGGACATTCGAAGGCCGCGACGCTCCCGAGGCCGCCGACCCGCGTTGA